A section of the Gemmatimonadota bacterium genome encodes:
- a CDS encoding chloramphenicol phosphotransferase, which produces MPPSEIRPGTAVILNGAPRSGKSSIASAIQQMSREPWMNLGADRFIEITPAKLRPGIGLRPAGIADRKGGERPDLEPLIPVMYDALYDSIATHLRKGLNVVADVAHHDDYATLGGILYDCAKRMEGMDAYFAGVRCPVDVVWRRRRETWLREEGIPDDTPVPELVRIWDREVHQPGIYDLEVDTSTLSAESCADEILRHIETGPEPDAFRRLAAMSG; this is translated from the coding sequence ATGCCTCCATCTGAGATCCGGCCGGGCACGGCCGTCATACTCAACGGCGCGCCAAGATCGGGCAAATCCAGCATCGCTTCCGCCATCCAGCAGATGTCACGGGAACCATGGATGAATCTCGGCGCCGATCGATTCATTGAAATCACGCCGGCGAAACTTCGTCCCGGGATCGGGCTCCGGCCCGCCGGTATCGCGGACCGGAAGGGGGGCGAAAGGCCCGATCTCGAACCGTTGATACCCGTAATGTACGATGCGCTCTATGATTCCATCGCGACCCACCTCCGCAAGGGCCTGAACGTGGTTGCCGACGTCGCGCATCACGACGATTACGCAACGCTGGGCGGCATCCTCTACGATTGCGCCAAACGCATGGAAGGAATGGACGCGTATTTCGCAGGCGTGCGCTGTCCCGTCGACGTCGTCTGGCGCCGCCGCAGGGAAACCTGGCTCAGAGAAGAAGGAATTCCGGACGACACGCCCGTACCTGAACTGGTGCGGATCTGGGACCGGGAGGTGCATCAACCCGGTATCTACGACCTTGAGGTCGATACATCTACCCTGAGCGCCGAAAGCTGTGCCGACGAGATCCTCAGACACATTGAAACCGGTCCTGAACCGGATGCGTTCAGACGGCTCGCCGCAATGTCCGGTTGA